In Kogia breviceps isolate mKogBre1 chromosome 19, mKogBre1 haplotype 1, whole genome shotgun sequence, a single genomic region encodes these proteins:
- the DHX58 gene encoding ATP-dependent RNA helicase DHX58 isoform X1, whose protein sequence is MELRPYQREVIMPALEGKNIIIWLPTGSGKTRAAAYLAKRHLETVDGAKVVVLVNRVHLVTQHCEEFSSMLGRRWTITTLSGDMGPRAGFGHMARRHDLLICTAELLQKALTSLEEEEHVELNAFSLLVVDECHHTHKDTVYNVILSRYLELKFRRTRPLPQVLGLTASPGTGGASTLDGAIDHILQLCANLDTWRIMSPQDYRSQLQEYSCQPCKQYDLCHRRAQEPFGDMLKELMDQIHDQMEMPELRRDFGTQTYEQQVVELSRDAAEAGLQEQRVYALHLRRYNDALLIYDTVRAVDALATLQDFYDRERTTKTQILRAERWLLALFDDHKNKLAHLATCGPENPKLEVLEEVLQKQFRSPDSPRGIVFTRTRQSAHSLLLWLQQQPGLQTVDIRPQLLIGAGNSSQSTQMIQMTQRDQQEVIQKFRTGTLNLLVATSVAEEGLDIPQCKVVVRYGLLTNEISMVQARGRARASQSVYSFVVTRGSQELKRELTNEALETLMERAVVAVQEMDQAKYQDKIQDLQRAALVKRAAQAAQRESHQHKFLAQHVRLLCVNCMVPVGYGSDLQRIYYNISQEPVVINRVFKDWRPGSTISCRNCGEGWGLQMIYKSVKLPVLKVRSLLLETPQGRVQSKKWSRVPFTVPDFDYVQHCTQSLADFSLD, encoded by the exons ATGGAGCTGCGACCCTACCAGCGGGAGGTGATCATGCCTGCCCTGGAGGGCAAGAATATCATCATTTGGCTGCCCACGGGCTCCGGGAAGACCAGAGCAGCTGCTTATTTGGCCAAGAGGCATCTAGAGACTGTAGACGGAGCCAAGGTGGTTGTGTTGGTCAACAGG GTGCACCTGGTGACCCAGCATTGCGAGGAGTTCAGCAGCATGCTGGGCAGACGCTGGACCATTACAACCCTGAGTGGGGACATGGGGCCACGAGCTGGCTTTGGCCACATGGCCCGGAGGCATGACCTGCTCATCTGCACGGCTGAGCTGCTGCAGAAGGCACTGaccagcctggaggaggaggagcatgTGGAGCTCAACg CTTTCTCCCTGCTGGTGGTGGATGAatgtcaccacacacacaaagacaccgTCTACAACGTCATCCTGAGCCGGTACCTGGAGCTTAAATTCCGGAGGACCCGGCCGCTGCCGCAGGTGCTGGGTCTCACAGCCTCACCGGGCACTGGCGGGGCCTCCACGCTCGATGGGGCCATTGACCACATCCTGCAG CTCTGTGCCAACCTGGACACGTGGCGCATCATGTCACCCCAGGACTACCGCTCCCAGCTGCAGGAGTACAGCTGCCAGCCCTGCAAACAGTACGACCTCTGCCACAGACGCGCCCAG GAGCCGTTTGGCGACATGCTGAAGGAGCTCATGGACCAAATCCACGACCAGATGGAGATGCCCGAGTTGAGACGGGACTTCGGGACGCAGACCTACGAGCAACAAGTGGTGGAGCTGAGCCGGGATG CGGCTGAGGCGGGGCTCCAGGAGCAGCGGGTGTACGCGCTTCACCTGCGTCGCTACAACGACGCACTGCTCATCTACGACACGGTCCGTGCGGTGGATGCCCTGGCCACTCTGCAGGATTTCTACGACAGGGAGCGCACCACTAAGACCCAGATCCTGCGTGCCGAGCGCTGGCTGCTGGCGCTGTTTGATG ACCACAAGAATAAGCTGGCCCACCTGGCAACTTGTGGCCCAGAGAACCCGAAACTGGAGGTGCTGGAAGAGGTCCTGCAGAAGCAGTTCAGGAGCCCTGACAGCCCCCGGGGCATCGTCTTCACCCGGACCCGCCAGAGTGCTCACTCCCTCCTGCTCTGGCTCCAGCAGCAGCCAGGCCTGCAGACAGTGGACATCAGGCCCCAGCTGTTGATTGGTGCTGGGAACAGCAGCCAGAGCACTCAGATGATCCAGATGACTCAG CGAGACCAGCAAGAAGTGATCCAGAAGTTCCGGACTGGTACCCTGAACCTCCTGGTGGCTACGAGTGTGGCAGAAGAGGGGCTGGACATCCCCCAGTGTAAGGTGGTGGTGCGCTATGGGCTCCTGACCAATGAGATCTCCATGGTCCAG GCAAGGGGCCGCGCCCGGGCCAGCCAAAGTGTATACTCATTTGTGGTGACCAGAGGTAGTCAGGAGCTGAAGCGGGAGCTGACCAATGAGGCGCTGGAGACTCTGATGGAACGGGCAGTGGTTGCTGTGCAGGAGATGGACCAGGCCAAGTACCAGGACAAG atcCAGGATCTGCAGCGGGCAGCCTTGGTCAAGCGGGCAGCCCAGGCAGCCCAGCGGGAGAGTCACCAGCACAAGTTCCTGGCACAGCACGTGCGGCTCCTCTGTGTCAACTGCATGGTGCCTGTGGGCTATGGGAGTGACCTACAGAG GATCTACTACAAcatctcccaggagcctgtggtcATCAACAGAGTCTTCAAGGACTGGAGGCCTGGGAGTACCATTAGCTGCAGGAACTGTGGGGAG GGCTGGGGTCTGCAGATGATCTACAAGTCAGTGAAGCTGCCAGTACTCAAAGTCCGCAGCTTGCTGCTGGAGACACCGCAAGGGCGGGTCCAGTCCAAGAAGTGGTCCCGCGTGCCCTTCACCGTGCCTGACTTTGACTACGTGCAGCACTGTACCCAGAGCCTGGCAGACTTCTCCCTGGACTGA
- the DHX58 gene encoding ATP-dependent RNA helicase DHX58 isoform X3 — translation MELRPYQREVIMPALEGKNIIIWLPTGSGKTRAAAYLAKRHLETVDGAKVVVLVNRVHLVTQHCEEFSSMLGRRWTITTLSGDMGPRAGFGHMARRHDLLICTAELLQKALTSLEEEEHVELNAFSLLVVDECHHTHKDTVYNVILSRYLELKFRRTRPLPQVLGLTASPGTGGASTLDGAIDHILQLCANLDTWRIMSPQDYRSQLQEYSCQPCKQYDLCHRRAQEPFGDMLKELMDQIHDQMEMPELRRDFGTQTYEQQVVELSRDAAEAGLQEQRVYALHLRRYNDALLIYDTVRAVDALATLQDFYDRERTTKTQILRAERWLLALFDDHKNKLAHLATCGPENPKLEVLEEVLQKQFRSPDSPRGIVFTRTRQSAHSLLLWLQQQPGLQTVDIRPQLLIGAGNSSQSTQMIQMTQRDQQEVIQKFRTGTLNLLVATSVAEEGLDIPQCKVVVRYGLLTNEISMVQARGRARASQSVYSFVVTRGSQELKRELTNEALETLMERAVVAVQEMDQAKYQDKIQDLQRAALVKRAAQAAQRESHQHKFLAQHVRLLCVNCMVPVGYGSDLQRLEGTHYVNVNPNFSIYYNISQEPVVINRVFKDWRPGSTISCRNCGEGWGLQMIYKSVKLPVLKVRSLLLETPQGRVQSKKWSRVPFTVPDFDYVQHCTQSLADFSLD, via the exons ATGGAGCTGCGACCCTACCAGCGGGAGGTGATCATGCCTGCCCTGGAGGGCAAGAATATCATCATTTGGCTGCCCACGGGCTCCGGGAAGACCAGAGCAGCTGCTTATTTGGCCAAGAGGCATCTAGAGACTGTAGACGGAGCCAAGGTGGTTGTGTTGGTCAACAGG GTGCACCTGGTGACCCAGCATTGCGAGGAGTTCAGCAGCATGCTGGGCAGACGCTGGACCATTACAACCCTGAGTGGGGACATGGGGCCACGAGCTGGCTTTGGCCACATGGCCCGGAGGCATGACCTGCTCATCTGCACGGCTGAGCTGCTGCAGAAGGCACTGaccagcctggaggaggaggagcatgTGGAGCTCAACg CTTTCTCCCTGCTGGTGGTGGATGAatgtcaccacacacacaaagacaccgTCTACAACGTCATCCTGAGCCGGTACCTGGAGCTTAAATTCCGGAGGACCCGGCCGCTGCCGCAGGTGCTGGGTCTCACAGCCTCACCGGGCACTGGCGGGGCCTCCACGCTCGATGGGGCCATTGACCACATCCTGCAG CTCTGTGCCAACCTGGACACGTGGCGCATCATGTCACCCCAGGACTACCGCTCCCAGCTGCAGGAGTACAGCTGCCAGCCCTGCAAACAGTACGACCTCTGCCACAGACGCGCCCAG GAGCCGTTTGGCGACATGCTGAAGGAGCTCATGGACCAAATCCACGACCAGATGGAGATGCCCGAGTTGAGACGGGACTTCGGGACGCAGACCTACGAGCAACAAGTGGTGGAGCTGAGCCGGGATG CGGCTGAGGCGGGGCTCCAGGAGCAGCGGGTGTACGCGCTTCACCTGCGTCGCTACAACGACGCACTGCTCATCTACGACACGGTCCGTGCGGTGGATGCCCTGGCCACTCTGCAGGATTTCTACGACAGGGAGCGCACCACTAAGACCCAGATCCTGCGTGCCGAGCGCTGGCTGCTGGCGCTGTTTGATG ACCACAAGAATAAGCTGGCCCACCTGGCAACTTGTGGCCCAGAGAACCCGAAACTGGAGGTGCTGGAAGAGGTCCTGCAGAAGCAGTTCAGGAGCCCTGACAGCCCCCGGGGCATCGTCTTCACCCGGACCCGCCAGAGTGCTCACTCCCTCCTGCTCTGGCTCCAGCAGCAGCCAGGCCTGCAGACAGTGGACATCAGGCCCCAGCTGTTGATTGGTGCTGGGAACAGCAGCCAGAGCACTCAGATGATCCAGATGACTCAG CGAGACCAGCAAGAAGTGATCCAGAAGTTCCGGACTGGTACCCTGAACCTCCTGGTGGCTACGAGTGTGGCAGAAGAGGGGCTGGACATCCCCCAGTGTAAGGTGGTGGTGCGCTATGGGCTCCTGACCAATGAGATCTCCATGGTCCAG GCAAGGGGCCGCGCCCGGGCCAGCCAAAGTGTATACTCATTTGTGGTGACCAGAGGTAGTCAGGAGCTGAAGCGGGAGCTGACCAATGAGGCGCTGGAGACTCTGATGGAACGGGCAGTGGTTGCTGTGCAGGAGATGGACCAGGCCAAGTACCAGGACAAG atcCAGGATCTGCAGCGGGCAGCCTTGGTCAAGCGGGCAGCCCAGGCAGCCCAGCGGGAGAGTCACCAGCACAAGTTCCTGGCACAGCACGTGCGGCTCCTCTGTGTCAACTGCATGGTGCCTGTGGGCTATGGGAGTGACCTACAGAGGTTGGAGGGTACCCACTACGTCAACGTGAACCCCAACTTCTC GATCTACTACAAcatctcccaggagcctgtggtcATCAACAGAGTCTTCAAGGACTGGAGGCCTGGGAGTACCATTAGCTGCAGGAACTGTGGGGAG GGCTGGGGTCTGCAGATGATCTACAAGTCAGTGAAGCTGCCAGTACTCAAAGTCCGCAGCTTGCTGCTGGAGACACCGCAAGGGCGGGTCCAGTCCAAGAAGTGGTCCCGCGTGCCCTTCACCGTGCCTGACTTTGACTACGTGCAGCACTGTACCCAGAGCCTGGCAGACTTCTCCCTGGACTGA
- the DHX58 gene encoding ATP-dependent RNA helicase DHX58 isoform X2, translated as MELRPYQREVIMPALEGKNIIIWLPTGSGKTRAAAYLAKRHLETVDGAKVVVLVNRVHLVTQHCEEFSSMLGRRWTITTLSGDMGPRAGFGHMARRHDLLICTAELLQKALTSLEEEEHVELNAFSLLVVDECHHTHKDTVYNVILSRYLELKFRRTRPLPQVLGLTASPGTGGASTLDGAIDHILQLCANLDTWRIMSPQDYRSQLQEYSCQPCKQYDLCHRRAQEPFGDMLKELMDQIHDQMEMPELRRDFGTQTYEQQVVELSRDAAEAGLQEQRVYALHLRRYNDALLIYDTVRAVDALATLQDFYDRERTTKTQILRAERWLLALFDDHKNKLAHLATCGPENPKLEVLEEVLQKQFRSPDSPRGIVFTRTRQSAHSLLLWLQQQPGLQTVDIRPQLLIGAGNSSQSTQMIQMTQRDQQEVIQKFRTGTLNLLVATSVAEEGLDIPQCKARGRARASQSVYSFVVTRGSQELKRELTNEALETLMERAVVAVQEMDQAKYQDKIQDLQRAALVKRAAQAAQRESHQHKFLAQHVRLLCVNCMVPVGYGSDLQRLEGTHYVNVNPNFSIYYNISQEPVVINRVFKDWRPGSTISCRNCGEGWGLQMIYKSVKLPVLKVRSLLLETPQGRVQSKKWSRVPFTVPDFDYVQHCTQSLADFSLD; from the exons ATGGAGCTGCGACCCTACCAGCGGGAGGTGATCATGCCTGCCCTGGAGGGCAAGAATATCATCATTTGGCTGCCCACGGGCTCCGGGAAGACCAGAGCAGCTGCTTATTTGGCCAAGAGGCATCTAGAGACTGTAGACGGAGCCAAGGTGGTTGTGTTGGTCAACAGG GTGCACCTGGTGACCCAGCATTGCGAGGAGTTCAGCAGCATGCTGGGCAGACGCTGGACCATTACAACCCTGAGTGGGGACATGGGGCCACGAGCTGGCTTTGGCCACATGGCCCGGAGGCATGACCTGCTCATCTGCACGGCTGAGCTGCTGCAGAAGGCACTGaccagcctggaggaggaggagcatgTGGAGCTCAACg CTTTCTCCCTGCTGGTGGTGGATGAatgtcaccacacacacaaagacaccgTCTACAACGTCATCCTGAGCCGGTACCTGGAGCTTAAATTCCGGAGGACCCGGCCGCTGCCGCAGGTGCTGGGTCTCACAGCCTCACCGGGCACTGGCGGGGCCTCCACGCTCGATGGGGCCATTGACCACATCCTGCAG CTCTGTGCCAACCTGGACACGTGGCGCATCATGTCACCCCAGGACTACCGCTCCCAGCTGCAGGAGTACAGCTGCCAGCCCTGCAAACAGTACGACCTCTGCCACAGACGCGCCCAG GAGCCGTTTGGCGACATGCTGAAGGAGCTCATGGACCAAATCCACGACCAGATGGAGATGCCCGAGTTGAGACGGGACTTCGGGACGCAGACCTACGAGCAACAAGTGGTGGAGCTGAGCCGGGATG CGGCTGAGGCGGGGCTCCAGGAGCAGCGGGTGTACGCGCTTCACCTGCGTCGCTACAACGACGCACTGCTCATCTACGACACGGTCCGTGCGGTGGATGCCCTGGCCACTCTGCAGGATTTCTACGACAGGGAGCGCACCACTAAGACCCAGATCCTGCGTGCCGAGCGCTGGCTGCTGGCGCTGTTTGATG ACCACAAGAATAAGCTGGCCCACCTGGCAACTTGTGGCCCAGAGAACCCGAAACTGGAGGTGCTGGAAGAGGTCCTGCAGAAGCAGTTCAGGAGCCCTGACAGCCCCCGGGGCATCGTCTTCACCCGGACCCGCCAGAGTGCTCACTCCCTCCTGCTCTGGCTCCAGCAGCAGCCAGGCCTGCAGACAGTGGACATCAGGCCCCAGCTGTTGATTGGTGCTGGGAACAGCAGCCAGAGCACTCAGATGATCCAGATGACTCAG CGAGACCAGCAAGAAGTGATCCAGAAGTTCCGGACTGGTACCCTGAACCTCCTGGTGGCTACGAGTGTGGCAGAAGAGGGGCTGGACATCCCCCAGTGTAAG GCAAGGGGCCGCGCCCGGGCCAGCCAAAGTGTATACTCATTTGTGGTGACCAGAGGTAGTCAGGAGCTGAAGCGGGAGCTGACCAATGAGGCGCTGGAGACTCTGATGGAACGGGCAGTGGTTGCTGTGCAGGAGATGGACCAGGCCAAGTACCAGGACAAG atcCAGGATCTGCAGCGGGCAGCCTTGGTCAAGCGGGCAGCCCAGGCAGCCCAGCGGGAGAGTCACCAGCACAAGTTCCTGGCACAGCACGTGCGGCTCCTCTGTGTCAACTGCATGGTGCCTGTGGGCTATGGGAGTGACCTACAGAGGTTGGAGGGTACCCACTACGTCAACGTGAACCCCAACTTCTC GATCTACTACAAcatctcccaggagcctgtggtcATCAACAGAGTCTTCAAGGACTGGAGGCCTGGGAGTACCATTAGCTGCAGGAACTGTGGGGAG GGCTGGGGTCTGCAGATGATCTACAAGTCAGTGAAGCTGCCAGTACTCAAAGTCCGCAGCTTGCTGCTGGAGACACCGCAAGGGCGGGTCCAGTCCAAGAAGTGGTCCCGCGTGCCCTTCACCGTGCCTGACTTTGACTACGTGCAGCACTGTACCCAGAGCCTGGCAGACTTCTCCCTGGACTGA